In the Telopea speciosissima isolate NSW1024214 ecotype Mountain lineage chromosome 2, Tspe_v1, whole genome shotgun sequence genome, one interval contains:
- the LOC122651626 gene encoding glutathione S-transferase L3-like — MAAVVQDVLPPSLDSSSEPPTLFDGTTRLYTSYICPFAQRAWIARNYKGLQEKIKLVPIDLENRPTWYKEKVYPQNKVPSLEHNNEIRGESLDLVKYIDSHFEGPSLLPEDPAKKKFAEELLSYSDTFVGTVFSSFKGDPKADFGAVFDYLETALSKFDDGPFFLGQQFSEVDVAYAPFIERFQPLLLEVKNYDITTGRPKVAAWIEEVNKIEGYKQTKLDPQEVLGVLKRRLFGH; from the exons ATGGCGGCAGT TGTACAGGATGTTCTACCCCCTTCTCTAGACTCTTCTTCCGAGCCTCCCACTCTTTTTGATGGAACAACGAG GTTGTACACATCTTATATATGCCCATTTGCCCAGCGTGCTTGGATTGCACGGAACTATAAG GGTTTGCAGGAAAAGATAAAGTTGGTTCCTATAGATCTTGAGAACAGACCTACCTGGTACAAGGAAAAAGTTTATCCCCAAAACAAG GTTCCTTCCCTGGAGCACAATAATGAAATCAGAGGAGAGAGTCTTGATTTGGTTAAATACATTGATAGCCATTTTGAAGGGCCTTCCCTTCTCCCTGAG GATCCTGCGAAGAAAAAGTTTGCAGAAGAGTTGCTATCCTACTCGGACACCTTTGTTGGAACTGTCTTCTCTTCATTTAAAGGAGACCCTAAGGCTGATTTTG GTGCTGTTTTTGATTACCTGGAAACGGCTCTCTCCAAATTTGATGATGGGCCTTTCTTCCTTGGCCAACAGTTCAGTGAG GTGGATGTAGCCTATGCACCatttatcgaaagatttcaacCATTATTATTGGAGGTAAAGAATTATGACATCACCACCGGCAGACCGAAGGTAGCAGCATGGATTGAG GAGGTGAACAAGATCGAGGGCTACAAACAAACTAAACTTGATCCACAGGAGGTACTTGGAGTCCTGAAAAGAAGGCTCTTCG GTCATTGA